A window of the Vespa crabro chromosome 8, iyVesCrab1.2, whole genome shotgun sequence genome harbors these coding sequences:
- the LOC124426380 gene encoding nuclear pore complex protein Nup133, producing MERTSLGNSLGRNVNSPRKRMSIVQSLKKNSSGLSMSGRSNQSVQVICRTPGHVVESFGSSLPVLVTEALTFVDKNTAVSVSVSADGWAWLICGRRILVWQCKTTIHDPKQRRIFKSQCRELQLPQSDLAHKAECIAVWLPQGQQVPSCMAVSPEGIVRFWTSIAHEGSSVETSAELAGQEVNCLTYIPGHGCILATTTCTVALLQPQFVGGKNSIVCRVLRTSQGWLGGIGRRMTSLIFGAIPQSPVAETKLVKVICSGLGEKGSKVLILAGLSLQYWSFPHNEQEKMEFDEDISHMVSQAFQRKVWESSACNPQSMDTWLIDMQFCEEGIVLLMAAHCADISMQIYFALGLIPLSGTSMANNFKWFIPVKFDYILFYHVDIETILLSHRFILCGWEAIIYDQFNVIVVNCASEHEQDKIELIRGKEDSILGGALCSGTPVLFTKNVGLVSIIPTDFSSQDFNTNYTDINTSLDYNYKNDQTAHNFSLLTSNDELQDMFYSSDGATQLRAAFLLSLRQNKLQCEEILTQLFPLQEEPVMDIDAILDTLALKVAKDLIDDYPANDPRWTNHRDLSMTINAVTAIQIPHQLEGKQKALDLFVSFLKEHNLWDRFCAVTYRGIIMSTSHVLSEYAEKIVAAMTIYNLQNRNPELIDSIIEQTLNPETYVSEELTSRDIFYREVSAVHLFLPTLVSNATEVTLSERPTHQVAQYIMQVNSILLGVLHEVVKYRQYNAERFVPTRCSNGITEYLPWTAAPGKHGLRNCLTTMHNMTLKHGVTGTNDTTIRNELYEQLVSLIDLILDGRKCHLESIRGTEKFEILLKQYETDRMNLIQPLIKEEQYENAAMLAEKYCDFVSLVQICELTNNKNRLDSYIDKFASQDFAGFLFSWYVKDGRQGQLVERCRRGGSIELTEKLSEHPTLSWVQAVLTDELRFAANTLHSLAVQETELVTRKKSMLSLAKLALLASDEPEYEIKDCIKSIDNELALIAHQEDLPTGVLTTYGYDIEKLKVFTPVELITLYTSEDNVIASEYDFKKALDLLDYVKQEEEKTSLKLRIWARAARRDSWESVEKNPKQQAQGTIFFKLMELAYMMGGKVKEFLPSIDALLMEPELGTLAASSNFQFLVKLLYEYAYDNY from the exons atggaaCGAACGAGTCTTGGAAATTCTTTGGGAAGAAATGTTAATTCtccaagaaaaagaatgtcaATAGTTCAATCCTTGAAGAAAAATAGTTC AGGATTGAGTATGTCTGGGAGATCAAATCAGTCTGTACAAGTTATTTGTAGAACTCCAGGTCATGTTGTCGAAAGTTTTGGTTCGTCTTTACCTGTTCTTGTCACAGAAGCTTTAACATTTGTTGATAAAAATACAGCCGTTAGTGTTAGTGTATCAGCAGATGGATGGGCTTGGCTCATATGTGGACGTAGAATTTTAGTATGGCAATGTAAAACTACAATACATGATCCTaaacaaagaagaatatttaaaagtcaGTGTCGTGAATTACAATTACCTCAAAGTGATCTTGCTCATAAAGCTGAATGTATAGCCGTCTGGCTACCTCAAGGACAACAG gtTCCAAGTTGTATGGCAGTTTCACCAGAAGGTATTGTAAGATTTTGGACCAGTATAGCTCATGAAGGATCATCCGTAGAAACAAGTGCTGAACTTGCTGGACAAGAAGTTAATTGTCTAACATATATCCCAGGCCATGGTTGTATTTTAGCTACAACCACATGTACAGTAGCACTTTTACAACCACAATTTGTTGGTGGAAAAAATAGTATTGTTTGCCGTGTCCTTAGAACAAGTCAAGGATGGTTGGGTGGTATTGGACGTAGAATGACATCTCTTATTTTTGGAGCTATACCGCAATCGCCAGTTGCAGAAAcg aaattagTGAAAGTTATATGTTCAGGACTTGGAGAAAAAGGATCAAAGGTTTTGATTCTTGCTGGATTATCATTACAATATTGGTCATTTCCGCATaatgaacaagaaaaaatggaatttGATGAAGATATTAGTCATATGGTCTCACAAGCATTTCAAAGAAAAGTTTGG gaATCAAGTGCATGTAATCCACAAAGTATGGATACTTGGTTAATTGATATGCAATTTTGTGAAGAAGGAATAGTGCTTCTAATGGCAGCCCACTGTGCTGATATTTCTATGCAAATTTATTTTGCTCttg GATTAATACCTTTGTCTGGCACATCTATggcaaataatttcaaatggtTTATTCCTGTGAAATTTgattatattctcttttatcatGTTGACATAGAAACAATTTTACTTTCTCATCGTTTCATACTGTGTGGCTGGGAAGCTATTATATATGATcaatttaatgttattgtagtGAATT gtGCTTCTGAACACgaacaagataaaatagaattaattagaGGTAAAGAAGACAGTATATTGGGAGGAGCTTTATGTTCTGGAACACCAGTACTATTTACAAAAAATGTTGGACTTGTTTCTATTATACCAACAGATTTTTCATCACAAGACTTTAATac gaACTACACAGATATCAATACTTCCctagattataattataaaaatgatcaaacagcacataatttttctctacttACAAGTAATGATGAATTGCAAGATATGTTTTATAGTTCTGATGGTGCCACACAATTAAGAGCTGCGTTTTTACTTAGTTTACGTCAAAATAAG ttACAATGTGAAGAAATTTTAACGCAATTATTTCCTCTGCAAGAAGAACCTGTGATGGATATTGATGCAATTCTTGATACACTAGCTTTGAAAGTTGCAAAAGATTTAATTGATGATTATCCAGCAAATGATCCACGTTGGACAAACCATAGAgatttat cTATGACAATTAATGCTGTTACCGCTATTCAAATACCGCATCAATtagaaggaaaacaaaaagcatTAGATCTATttgtatcatttttaaaagaacaTAATTTATGGGATAGA TTTTGTGCGGTAACATATAGAGGAATAATCATGTCTACATCGCATGTTCTTAGCGAATATGCCGAAAAAATAGTTGCTGCTATGACTATATATAATCTTCAAAATAG gaATCCAGAGCTTATTGATTCTATTATTGAACAAACATTGAATCCTGAAACATATGTTTCTGAAGAATTAACTTCAcgtgatatattttatcgtgaAGTAAGTGCCGTACATTTATTCTTGCCTACTTTAGTAAGCAATGCAACTGAAGTTACACTATCAGAAAGACCAACGCATCAAGTTGCACAATATATAATGCAAgtaaattctatattattg gGTGTGTTACACGAAGTAGTAAAATATCGACAGTATAATGCTGAGCGTTTTGTACCAACAAGATGTTCAAATGGTATAACAGAATATCTTCCTTGGACTGCAGCTCCTGGTAAACATGGTCTTAGAAATTGTCTTACTACAATG CATAATATGACTTTAAAACATGGTGTTACTGGAACGAATGATACAACAATTAGAAATGAATTATATGAACAACTAGTCAGTCTTATAGATCTTATATTAGATGGAAGAAAATGTCATTTAGAAAGTATTCGCGGTactgaaaaatttgaaatacttTTAAAACAATATGAGACAGATAGAATGAATTTGATTCAACCCCTTA taAAGGAAGAACAATATGAAAATGCTGCCATGCTTGCTGAAAAATATTGTGATTTTGTATCTCTTGTACAAATTTGcgaattaacaaataataaaaatagactTGATAGTTACATAGATAAATTTGCGTCACAAGATTTTGcaggttttttattttcatg GTACGTGAAAGATGGGCGACAAGGGCAATTAGTAGAGAGATGTAGACGTGGTGGTTCGATCGAATTGACAGAAAAATTATCTGAACATCCCACTTTATCATGGGTGCAAGCAGTGTTGACGGATGAATTAAGATTTGCAGCTAATACACTTCACTCGTTAGCAGTACAAGAAACTGAATTAGTAACACGTAAAAAA tCTATGTTGTCATTGGCAAAATTGGCACTTCTTGCATCCGATGAACctgaatatgaaataaaagattgtATAAAAAGTATTGACAATGAACTAGCTCTGATAGCTCATCAAGAAGATTTACCAACTGGAGTACTTACTACATATGGTtatgatattgaaaaattgaaagtatTTACACCAGTAGAATTAATCacg CTTTATACATCTGAAGATAATGTTATAGCAAGTGAATATGATTTCAAAAAAGCTTTAGATTTATTAGATTATGTTAAgcaagaagaggaaaagactTCGTTAAAATTACGAATTTGGGCACGTGCAGCTCGAAGGGATTCATGGGAGTCAGTTGAAAAAAATCCTAAGCAACAAGCACAAGGAaccatattttttaaattaatggaGCTTGCATATATGATGG GTGGTAAAGTTAAAGAGTTTCTACCATCAATTGATGCACTTCTAATGGAACCTGAACTAGGAACTCTTGCAGCATCCagtaattttcaatttcttgtcaaattattatatgaatatgcttatgataattattaa
- the LOC124426379 gene encoding valine--tRNA ligase — protein sequence MVDTKIESNNSENVPEKTARQLQKEAKKMAKLEKFKQKQEKKETDKPVKVKETTEKIDKKKDSKDTALYTADTPLGEKKDVTGAMPDTYSPQYVEAAWYAWWEKQGFFKPEYGRKNILETNPKGKFVMVIPPPNVTGFLHLGHALTNAVEDAITRWNRMKGRTTLWNPGCDHAGIATQVVVEKKLWREEQKTRHDIGREKFIEKVWQWKYEKGDRIYTQLRKLGGSFDWDRASFTMDSKLCRAVTEAFIRLHDDGTIYRNSRLVNWSCSLKSAISDIEVDKMELPGRTLLSIPGYKEKIEFGVLVFFAYEIENSTDKIIIATTRIETMLGDSAIAVHPKDVRYIQYIGKYVQHPFCDRRIPIIADEFVEMEFGTGAVKITPAHDPNDYEIGKKHNLPFITIFDDNGNIIGDYGKFTGMKRFEARKAILKSLKEKNLFIEIKDNPMVVPICSRSKDVVEPLIKPQWYIKCDEMAKTAMKAVEDGDLKIIPEQYKKTWYRWMDGIRDWCISRQLWWGHRIPAYLIKNINNTVNKGKTDDTYWVSAHSESEAKEKAAKKYGLDINDIILEQDPDVLDTWFSSGLFPFSIFGWPDNTEDLKAFYPGTLLETGHDILFFWVARMVFLGQKLLGQLPFKEVYLHAMVRDAHGRKMSKSLGNVIDPMDVIKGISLEDLHKQLLDSNLDPNELKRAIEGQKRDYPQGIPECGTDALRFALCAYTTQGRDINLDILRVQGYRFFCNKIWNATKFALMYLGSELNYDESQSNGIGIIGDYKWYQSTLNETCIQDALNNYLEDYPYLDGYTPSQGDVKIYNILNSLDVQFSNYPHLYRWYNHMETFNEHEKAVFRTEQNAMLPQCTCKDHKNTNNSQLTGKETNVDLWMLSRVSYTVNTCDEAMAQYDFTTATTACYNMWLYDLCDVYLEYLKPIFQSNNNEAKLQARKVLFKTLDVGLRLLHPFMPFITEELYQRLPRKKQTYPSICISPYPEIIECPWRNHEIEKDIDFAQKVIKNIRSARATYNLPNKLKTEGYIKCDDHTLINRIVKYQNLIETLAYSTISLEKPPLGCAIVTITDKLQVHLLLKGLIDPKKELEKLKKKEVQLTEIIQNIKQAMSITDYYTKVPLDVQKSNEEKMTNSEGELQRIVDAITAVLTI from the exons ATGGTTGATACAAAGATAGAATCAAATAACAGCGAAAATGTGCCTGAAAAAACAGCTAGGCAATTGCAAAAGGAAGCTAAGAAAATGGCAAAACTGGAAAAGTTTAAAcagaaacaagagaaaaaagaaactgacAAGCCGGTTAAAGTGAAAGAAACAACTGAG aaaattgataagaaaaaggatagtAAGGATACTGCCTTATATACTGCAGACACACCActgggagaaaagaaagatgttACTGGTGCAATGCCTGATACATATAGTCCACAATATGTAGAGGCTGCTTGGTATGCCTGGTGGGAAAAACAAGGATTTTTTAAGCCTGAATATGgg agaaaaaatatattggagACAAATCCTAAAGGAAAGTTTGTAATGGTAATACCACCACCAAATGTAACTGGTTTTCTTCATCTTGGTCATGCCTTAACTAATGCTGTTGAAGATGCTATTACAAGAtg GAATCGTATGAAAGGACGTACTACTCTTTGGAATCCAGGTTGTGATCATGCTGGTATTGCAACTCAAGTTGTTGTAGAAAAGAAACTTTGGAGAGAAGAGCAAAAAACTCGACATGATATTGGcagagagaaatttattgaaaaagtatGGCAATGGAAATACGA aaaaggAGATAGAATTTATACACAATTACGAAAATTAGGTGGTTCTTTTGATTGGGATCGTGCTTCTTTTACTATGGATTCAAAATTATGTCGTGCTGTGACTGAAGCGTTTATAAGACTTCATGATGATGGGACAATTTACAGGAATAGTCGTCTTGTCAATTGGTCGTGTAGTTTGAAAAGTGCAATATCAGATATTGAA GTTGATAAAATGGAATTGCCTGGTCGCACTTTGTTATCTATTCCCGGTTACaaggaaaaaattgaatttggTGTATTAGTATTCTTTGCATATGAAATTGAAAACTCtacagataaaataattatagcaacAACTCGTATTGAAACAATGTTAGGAGATAGTGCAATTGCGGTACATCCAAAGGATGTacgatatattcaatatattggAAAATATGTACAGCATCCTTTCTGTGATAGAAGAATACCTATCATTGCAGATGAATTTGTTGAAATGGAGTTTGGTACTG gAGCTGTAAAGATTACACCAGCTCATGATCCAAATGACTATGAAATTGGAAAAAAGCACAATCTTCCATTTATTACTATCTTTGATGACAATGGAAATATTATCGGTGATTATGGGAAATTCACG GGAATGAAAAGATTTGAAGCTAGGAAGGcaattttaaaaagtttaaaagaaaagaatttgtttattgaaattaaagataatccAATGGTAGTGCCAATATGTAGTCGATCCAAAGATGTAGTTGAACCTCTCATAAAGCCACAGTG GTATATTAAATGTGATGAAATGGCCAAAACAGCTATGAAAGCAGTAGAAGATGGTGATTTAAAGATTATTCcagaacaatataaaaaaacatgGTATCGCTGGATGGATGGTATCAGAGATTGGTGTATTTCTCGACAATTGTGGTGGGGCCATCGTATTCCTGcttatcttattaaaaatataaataacactGTAAATAAAGGAAAG aCAGATGATACATATTGGGTTAGTGCTCATTCTGAAAGCGAGGCTAAAGAAAAAGCAGCTAAAAAATATGGTCTTGATATTAATGACATTATTCTTGAACAAGATCCTGATGTTCTAGATACTTGGTTTTCTTCTGGTCTATTTCCATTTTCTATATTTGGATGGCCTGATAAT ACAGAAGATCTGAAAGCTTTTTATCCAGGTACATTATTGGAAACGGGAcatgatatattattcttttgggTTGCAAGAATGGTATTTCTAGGGCAAAAATTGTTAGGGCAGCTACCCTTcaa GGAGGTATATTTACATGCTATGGTAAGAGATGCTCATGGAAGAAAAATGAGTAAATCTCTAGGTAATGTAATTGATCCAATGGATGTGATCAAGGGAATATCTTTGGAG GACCTTCACAAACAACTCTTAGATTCAAATTTAGATCCAAATGAACTTAAACGAGCCATCGAAGGACAGAAACGAGATTATCCGCAAGGCATACCTGAATGTGGAACCGATGCTTTACGATTTGCTCTTTGTGCTTATACTACGCAAGGTCGTGATATCAATCTAGATATTCTTCGCGTCCAAGGTTACAGATTCTTCTGCAATAAAATTTGGAATGCTACCAAATTTGCATTGATGTACTTAGGTTCTGAATTAAATTATGACGAATCTCAATCG AATGGAATTGGTATAATTGGTGATTACAAGTGGTACCAATCAACTTTAAATGAAACGTGCATACAAGAtgcattaaataattatttagaagATTATCCTTATCTTGATGGATATACACCATCTCAAGGTgatgttaaaatttataacattttgaaTTCTCTGGATGTTCAGTTTTCAAATTATCCTCATTTATATCGTTGGTATAATCATATGGAAACCTTCAATGAACATGAAAAAGCTGTTTTTCGTACAGAACAAAATGCAATGTTACCACAATGTACATGTAAAGATCATAAGAACACCAATAATTCtcaa TTAACAGGTAAAGAAACAAATGTAGATTTATGGATGCTCTCAAGAGTAAGTTATACTGTTAATACCTGCGATGAAGCTATGGCACAATATGATTTTACAACAGCAACAACTGCATGTTATAATATGTGGTTGTATGATCTGTGTGATGTTTACttg gaATATCTCAAGCCAATATtccaaagtaataataatgaagctAAATTGCAAGCAAGAAAAGTGTTATTCAAAACTCTTGATGTTGGATTAAGATTATTACATCCTTTTATGCCATTTATAACTGAAGAACTTTATCAGCGTTTGCCTCGTAAAAAACAAACTTATCCAAGCATATGCATTAGTCCTTATCCTGAAATTATAGAG TGTCCGTGGAGAAAtcacgaaatagaaaaagacatTGATTTTGcacaaaaagtaataaaaaatattagatctGCAAGGGCGACTTATAATCTACCAAATAAACTAAAAACCGAGGGATACATCAAGTGTGACGATCATACATTGATAAATAGGATTGTAAAATATCAGAACTTAATAGAAACTTTGGCTTATTCCACAATTAGCTTAGAAAAACCTCCTTTGGGATGTGCTATTGTTACAATAACTGATAAACTTCAAGTACACCTATTGCTAAAG ggTTTAATTGatccaaaaaaagaattagaaaaacttaaaaagaaagaagtacaaTTAACagaaattatacaaaatattaaacaagCTATGTCTATTACTGACTATTATACTAAAGTACCTCTTGATGTACAAAAgagtaatgaagaaaaaatgactAATAGTGAAGGAGAATTACAGAGAATAGTTGATGCTATAACAGCTGTTTTAACtatctaa